A single genomic interval of Candidatus Bipolaricaulis anaerobius harbors:
- a CDS encoding ABC transporter ATP-binding protein — translation MPLIELRDLHTYFYTEDGVVKAVDGVSFAIERERTLGVVGESGCGKSVTALSIMGLIPMPPGKIAGGKIFFHRNSHPIELTALNPKGREYRSIRGKEIAMIFQEPMTSLNPVFTIGYQIMEAIRLHQKAGKKEARTKAIEMLKQVGIPLPEQRVDEYPHQLSGGMRQRAMIAMALSCNPALLIADEPTTALDVTIQAQVLDLMRDIQQKFRTSIMFITHNLGVVAEMCQDVVVMYLGKVVEQAPVRPLYHDPKHPYTQGLLHSIPSLASRKKRLEPITGVVPDPLDAPPGCPFNPRCPHVMEPCTRAMPPLGEIAPHHQVACWLYKGNA, via the coding sequence ATGCCCCTGATCGAACTCCGCGACCTCCACACCTACTTCTACACGGAAGATGGCGTCGTAAAAGCCGTGGACGGCGTGTCGTTCGCGATCGAACGGGAGAGGACGCTCGGGGTAGTGGGGGAATCGGGGTGCGGGAAAAGCGTGACCGCGCTGTCCATCATGGGCCTCATCCCGATGCCGCCGGGGAAGATCGCGGGGGGGAAGATCTTCTTCCACCGCAACAGCCATCCCATCGAGCTGACGGCGCTCAACCCCAAGGGCCGGGAGTACCGCTCGATCCGGGGCAAGGAGATCGCGATGATCTTCCAGGAGCCGATGACGTCCCTGAACCCCGTGTTCACGATCGGCTACCAGATCATGGAGGCGATCCGCCTCCACCAGAAGGCGGGGAAAAAGGAGGCGCGGACGAAGGCGATCGAGATGCTGAAACAAGTGGGGATCCCTCTTCCCGAACAACGGGTGGACGAGTACCCTCATCAGCTTTCGGGCGGGATGCGGCAGCGGGCGATGATCGCGATGGCCCTGTCGTGCAACCCGGCCCTCCTCATCGCCGACGAGCCGACGACCGCGCTCGACGTGACGATCCAGGCCCAGGTCCTCGATCTGATGCGCGACATCCAGCAGAAGTTCCGCACCTCAATCATGTTCATCACCCACAACCTGGGGGTGGTGGCGGAGATGTGCCAGGACGTGGTGGTCATGTACCTGGGGAAGGTCGTTGAGCAAGCCCCGGTCCGCCCCCTGTACCACGACCCCAAGCACCCCTACACCCAGGGGCTCCTCCACTCCATCCCATCGCTGGCGTCGAGGAAGAAGAGGCTTGAGCCGATCACCGGGGTCGTGCCCGATCCGCTGGATGCTCCGCCGGGGTGCCCGTTCAACCCGCGCTGTCCGCACGTGATGGAGCCCTGCACGAGGGCGATGCCGCCGCTCGGGGAGATCGCCCCCCACCATCAGGTTGCCTGTTGGCTGTACAAGGGGAACGCATGA
- a CDS encoding ABC transporter ATP-binding protein yields MTTTQALDEGILLQVKGLVKYFPVKKGVFRRTVGWVKAVDNVDMFIPQGETLGLVGESGCGKTTCSRTILRLIEPTAGEVWFRSKALDAIVNVPQINRRQLKLLRREMQIIFQDPYSSLNPRMTVGAIVGEPLLVHRVARGQEMRNRVAELLEAVGLKPEHMRRYPHEFSGGQRQRIGIARALALDPQLVVCDEPVSALDVSIQAQVLNLLEDLQDKFGLTYLFVAHDLSVVKHISDRVAVMYLGVIVELAPTETLFTHPLQPYTEALLSAVPVPNPDYEADRILLQGDVPSPVNPPSGCRFHPRCSYAKEICSQEIPPLVDYGDKHYAACHFANSLSLRGVKVA; encoded by the coding sequence ATGACCACCACCCAGGCTCTAGACGAGGGGATCCTCCTCCAGGTGAAGGGGCTGGTGAAGTACTTCCCGGTGAAAAAGGGCGTGTTCCGGCGCACAGTGGGCTGGGTCAAGGCCGTGGACAACGTGGACATGTTCATCCCGCAAGGGGAGACCCTCGGCCTCGTCGGGGAGTCCGGGTGCGGCAAGACGACGTGCAGCCGGACCATCCTCCGCCTCATCGAGCCCACCGCCGGCGAGGTATGGTTCCGCTCCAAGGCCCTCGACGCCATCGTGAACGTGCCCCAGATCAACCGCCGCCAGCTGAAGCTTCTGCGCCGGGAGATGCAGATCATCTTCCAGGACCCGTACTCGTCCCTCAATCCGCGGATGACGGTGGGGGCAATCGTCGGCGAGCCCCTCCTCGTGCACCGGGTGGCGCGGGGGCAGGAGATGCGCAACCGGGTCGCTGAGCTCCTGGAGGCGGTGGGCCTCAAGCCGGAGCACATGCGGCGCTACCCCCATGAGTTCTCGGGCGGCCAACGCCAGCGGATCGGGATCGCCCGGGCGCTCGCCCTCGATCCGCAGCTCGTGGTGTGCGACGAGCCGGTGAGTGCCCTCGACGTCTCGATCCAAGCCCAGGTCCTGAACCTGCTCGAGGACCTCCAGGACAAGTTCGGGCTCACGTACCTGTTCGTGGCCCATGACCTGTCCGTGGTGAAGCACATCTCGGACCGGGTGGCGGTGATGTACCTCGGGGTGATCGTCGAGCTCGCCCCGACGGAGACGCTGTTCACCCACCCGCTCCAGCCCTACACCGAGGCCCTCCTGTCCGCCGTGCCGGTCCCCAACCCGGACTACGAGGCAGACCGGATCCTCCTCCAGGGCGACGTGCCGAGCCCGGTCAACCCTCCCTCCGGCTGCCGGTTCCACCCCCGCTGCTCCTACGCAAAAGAGATCTGCTCCCAGGAGATTCCCCCGCTCGTGGACTATGGGGACAAGCACTACGCCGCCTGCCACTTCGCGAACTCCCTTTCGCTCCGCGGCGTAAAGGTGGCGTGA
- the rdgB gene encoding RdgB/HAM1 family non-canonical purine NTP pyrophosphatase, with the protein MRVLVGTTNPGKLREIRHILGEVPGITWLTPHDVPCPEVPETGPTFAANARLKAQTIAIATGYATLAEDSGLAVDALGGAPGVRSARYAGDPPDPAANNRKLLAALAGATDRRAHFRTVAALALPDGRVWTAEGVLEGTIAEAPRGHGGFGYDPLFIPAGERRTLAEMSPAEKDAISHRRRALEGLRPVLAALGEDG; encoded by the coding sequence GTGAGGGTCCTCGTCGGGACCACCAACCCCGGGAAGCTCCGCGAGATCCGGCACATCCTCGGGGAGGTCCCGGGGATCACGTGGCTCACCCCTCACGATGTCCCCTGCCCTGAGGTGCCCGAGACCGGGCCGACGTTCGCGGCCAACGCGCGCCTCAAGGCCCAGACGATCGCCATCGCCACCGGATACGCGACCCTCGCCGAGGACTCGGGCCTCGCGGTGGATGCCCTCGGGGGGGCGCCCGGGGTGCGCTCAGCGCGGTACGCGGGCGATCCTCCCGATCCCGCTGCGAACAACCGCAAGCTCCTCGCGGCCCTGGCGGGCGCGACCGACCGCCGCGCTCACTTCCGGACCGTGGCCGCCCTCGCCCTCCCCGATGGCCGCGTCTGGACCGCGGAGGGCGTGCTCGAGGGGACGATCGCGGAGGCCCCGCGGGGGCACGGTGGATTCGGGTACGACCCCCTGTTCATCCCCGCGGGGGAGAGGCGCACCCTTGCGGAGATGTCCCCCGCGGAGAAGGACGCGATCTCCCACCGCCGCCGGGCGCTCGAGGGGCTGCGGCCGGTGCTGGCCGCCCTGGGGGAAGACGGGTAG
- the dnaJ gene encoding molecular chaperone DnaJ, whose protein sequence is MPEDYYQTLGVKRDASPDEIKRAFRRLAKEYHPDAHQGDKKEAERRFRKIAEAYEVLSDPQKRAQYDRFGHAGPEQGFDFGPGDFRRTREAFGEFFGGRGFDDLFNMFFGEGVRTRDRAGRAQRGEDLEYRVRLSLEDAAFGAKLRATAARYAACSRCRGSGLAPGTGLKTCPTCKGRGQIEYRQGSMFGMFVNVRACPECGGVGEFAESPCPNCGGEGRVREKAEIVIEIPPGVEDGARLRLAGQGNAGIAGGPPGDLYVTVEVQPHPVFKRRGPDLEVELPIHYGTLVLGGVVKVPTLGGEADLRIPAGTDPDTVLTLPGEGLPHGRRRGDLRVRLKVVVPQKLTRQQKKLLEELTSSLPPAQ, encoded by the coding sequence TTGCCCGAGGACTACTACCAGACCCTCGGTGTGAAGCGCGACGCCTCACCCGACGAGATCAAGCGTGCCTTCCGCCGCCTGGCCAAGGAGTACCACCCCGACGCCCACCAGGGGGACAAGAAGGAGGCGGAGCGCCGGTTCCGCAAGATCGCCGAGGCGTACGAGGTGCTCTCCGACCCCCAGAAGAGGGCTCAGTACGACCGGTTCGGGCACGCCGGCCCCGAGCAGGGGTTCGACTTCGGCCCGGGGGACTTCCGGCGCACCCGGGAGGCGTTCGGCGAGTTCTTCGGCGGGCGCGGGTTCGATGACCTGTTCAACATGTTCTTCGGGGAGGGGGTACGGACCCGCGACCGGGCGGGTCGCGCCCAGCGGGGGGAGGACCTCGAGTACCGGGTGCGGCTATCGCTCGAGGATGCGGCGTTTGGGGCCAAGCTCCGCGCCACGGCGGCCCGCTACGCCGCCTGCAGCCGGTGCCGGGGGTCGGGCCTTGCGCCGGGGACCGGGCTCAAGACCTGTCCCACCTGCAAGGGCCGCGGCCAGATCGAATACCGCCAGGGGTCGATGTTTGGGATGTTCGTCAACGTGCGGGCCTGCCCGGAGTGCGGCGGGGTGGGCGAGTTCGCCGAGTCGCCCTGCCCGAACTGCGGCGGGGAGGGCCGGGTGCGGGAGAAGGCGGAGATCGTGATCGAGATCCCGCCAGGGGTCGAGGACGGGGCGCGCCTCCGGCTCGCCGGGCAGGGGAACGCCGGGATCGCCGGGGGGCCACCGGGGGACCTCTACGTCACGGTGGAGGTCCAGCCCCATCCCGTGTTCAAGCGTCGCGGCCCGGATCTGGAGGTGGAACTGCCGATCCACTACGGGACGCTCGTCCTGGGGGGGGTGGTGAAGGTGCCGACCCTCGGCGGCGAGGCCGACCTGAGGATCCCCGCCGGCACCGATCCGGATACGGTGCTGACCCTCCCCGGGGAGGGCCTCCCCCACGGTCGGCGGCGGGGCGACCTCCGCGTGCGGCTCAAGGTCGTCGTCCCCCAGAAGCTCACCCGTCAGCAGAAGAAGCTCCTCGAGGAGCTCACGAGCTCGCTTCCCCCCGCGCAGTAG
- the dnaK gene encoding molecular chaperone DnaK — MTEKEKIIGIDLGTTFSCGALVRGGRPEVLLNAEGERITPSAVAFTDGGEVLVGQLARRQAVLNPTRTVLSVKRKMGTDWRFRVKVNGREEEYTPEQISAFILQKIKRDAEELLGTKITKAVITVPAYFNNLQRQATKDAGKIAGLEVLRIINEPTAAALAYGLDKNKDQKILVYDLGGGTFDVSILDIGEGVFEVVASDGDTQLGGDDFDRRIADWLVEEFKAETGIDVRGDPQAMQRLRDAAEAAKKDLSSRMEARISLPYLSADAKGPKHLERTLTRAKFEAMISDYLERTMRIVDSALSAAKLSAKDIDQVVLVGGSTRIPKVQELVAEVFGKAKVNKDINPDEVVALGAAIQAAVLAGDMQSLVLLDVTPLTLSIETLGGVATPLIERNTTIPVEKTKTFTTADDFQTQVEIHVVQGERKMAADNKSLGRFQLTDLPPAPRGVPQIDVTFQIDADGILNVTAKDKATGKSASIEIKETSRLTEAEIERMRKDAEEHAEEDRRRVEEVETRNQADTLLHTVEKTLGELGDKVPAAKRGEVEAAIRSLREKLDGRADTGAIRAGMEELRRLAGEVAAAAYQGAGQATQTDNGGPTPGRGDYIPYDKEDKE, encoded by the coding sequence GTGACGGAGAAAGAGAAGATCATCGGGATTGACCTCGGCACGACGTTCTCCTGCGGTGCCCTCGTGCGGGGGGGACGGCCCGAGGTGCTGTTGAACGCGGAAGGAGAGCGGATCACCCCGTCGGCAGTGGCGTTCACGGACGGAGGGGAGGTCCTCGTCGGGCAGCTCGCCCGGCGCCAAGCGGTCCTCAACCCGACCCGCACCGTGCTCTCCGTGAAGCGGAAGATGGGCACGGACTGGCGGTTCCGGGTGAAGGTGAACGGGCGGGAGGAGGAGTACACGCCGGAGCAGATCTCGGCGTTCATCCTCCAGAAGATCAAGCGCGATGCGGAGGAGCTCCTCGGGACGAAGATCACGAAGGCGGTGATCACTGTCCCCGCTTACTTCAACAACCTGCAGCGCCAGGCGACGAAGGACGCCGGGAAGATCGCGGGCCTGGAGGTGCTGCGGATCATCAACGAGCCGACCGCGGCCGCGTTGGCGTACGGTCTGGATAAGAACAAGGACCAGAAGATCCTCGTCTACGACCTCGGCGGCGGCACGTTCGACGTGTCGATCCTCGACATCGGGGAGGGGGTGTTCGAGGTCGTGGCGAGCGATGGCGATACCCAGCTTGGGGGCGACGACTTCGACCGGCGGATTGCGGACTGGTTGGTCGAGGAGTTCAAGGCGGAGACGGGGATCGATGTGCGCGGGGACCCCCAGGCGATGCAGCGCCTGCGGGACGCAGCCGAGGCCGCGAAGAAGGACCTCTCCAGCCGGATGGAGGCGCGGATCTCGCTCCCCTATCTGTCCGCTGATGCCAAGGGCCCGAAGCACCTCGAGCGGACCCTCACCCGCGCCAAGTTCGAGGCGATGATCTCCGATTACCTCGAGCGGACGATGCGGATCGTTGATTCCGCCCTGTCCGCGGCGAAGCTCAGCGCCAAGGACATCGACCAGGTGGTCCTCGTGGGCGGATCAACCCGCATCCCGAAGGTCCAGGAGCTCGTGGCGGAGGTGTTCGGGAAGGCGAAGGTGAACAAGGACATCAACCCCGACGAGGTGGTCGCCCTCGGCGCGGCGATCCAGGCCGCGGTGTTGGCCGGGGACATGCAGTCCCTCGTCCTCCTCGACGTGACCCCGCTCACCCTGTCCATCGAGACCTTGGGCGGGGTGGCGACGCCCTTGATCGAGCGGAACACGACGATCCCGGTGGAGAAGACGAAGACGTTCACCACCGCCGACGACTTCCAGACCCAGGTCGAGATCCACGTCGTCCAGGGGGAGAGGAAGATGGCCGCCGACAACAAGTCGCTGGGGCGGTTTCAGCTCACGGACCTCCCCCCTGCCCCGCGGGGGGTGCCCCAGATCGACGTCACGTTCCAAATCGACGCGGATGGGATCCTCAACGTGACGGCGAAGGACAAGGCGACGGGCAAGTCCGCCTCGATCGAGATCAAGGAGACGTCACGCTTGACCGAGGCCGAGATCGAGCGGATGAGGAAGGACGCTGAGGAGCACGCCGAGGAGGACCGGCGGCGGGTGGAGGAAGTGGAGACGCGCAACCAAGCCGACACCCTCCTGCACACGGTCGAGAAGACCCTCGGCGAGCTGGGGGACAAGGTCCCCGCCGCGAAACGCGGCGAGGTGGAGGCGGCAATCCGCAGCTTGCGGGAGAAGCTCGACGGGCGGGCCGATACGGGCGCGATCCGGGCCGGGATGGAGGAACTCCGCCGCCTGGCGGGGGAAGTGGCCGCGGCTGCCTACCAGGGTGCAGGACAGGCCACCCAGACCGACAATGGGGGCCCGACGCCGGGGCGGGGGGACTACATCCCGTACGACAAGGAGGATAAGGAGTAG
- a CDS encoding nucleotide exchange factor GrpE: MTEDRHDEPLLAEGGGPEAPGAPGEEIERLRSALVRLAAEFDNYRKAIAREQEILREKARDEAALALLPVYDALQRALLAHADEEPSPLREGLIQVQGLVEEALRRLGCEGYDSVGKAFDPLYHEALFVEESDAERNVILAEFERGFVRDGRVVRPAKVKVSLGRDQEVSERDGEREDHRD; the protein is encoded by the coding sequence ATGACGGAAGACCGCCACGACGAACCGCTCCTCGCCGAGGGGGGGGGGCCGGAAGCGCCGGGCGCCCCGGGGGAGGAGATCGAGCGCCTGCGTTCTGCTCTCGTCCGGCTGGCGGCGGAGTTCGACAACTACCGCAAGGCCATCGCCCGGGAGCAGGAGATCCTCCGCGAGAAGGCACGGGATGAGGCGGCGCTAGCGCTGCTCCCGGTGTACGACGCCCTGCAGCGGGCCCTCCTCGCCCACGCCGATGAGGAACCCTCCCCCCTCCGCGAGGGCCTGATCCAGGTCCAGGGACTGGTCGAGGAGGCCCTGCGCCGGCTGGGGTGCGAGGGGTACGACTCGGTGGGCAAGGCGTTCGACCCCCTCTACCACGAGGCCCTGTTCGTGGAGGAATCCGATGCAGAAAGGAACGTAATCCTGGCCGAATTCGAGCGCGGTTTTGTGCGCGATGGCCGCGTGGTGCGACCGGCCAAGGTGAAGGTGAGTTTGGGAAGAGATCAGGAGGTGTCCGAACGTGACGGAGAAAGAGAAGATCATCGGGATTGA
- a CDS encoding HrcA family transcriptional regulator has protein sequence MQGRRARLLIEVVDRYIRTRQPVSSRELVTEYRHRFSPATIRNELLALEGEGYLVKPYPSAGRVPTAQGFKFFAEWLLDLAKLGEGPSSVPAERHEVELGMLPDLFRSAATLLAAMTRELGFVIPPPREHMRTSSLFVRRVRPGAVLAVTVSELGTVESRLLPLDLDLAPEELAEAEGFLSRWLQDHTLAESPLGARPVPEGWHSRAAVAALAILRQLAEREPDHGLYVEGWPHLLAELAVRSPEWALDRGQALLRVLEEGTAFVDLVRALGNDRGQEIAVHVGDGSIPELADLSLVSAPYLGGSGVAGVLGPLWMDYARALSAARYVAGRLGALLAAGSTKEEG, from the coding sequence GTGCAGGGACGGCGAGCGCGGCTCCTCATCGAGGTCGTGGACCGGTACATCCGGACCCGCCAGCCCGTTTCGTCGCGGGAGCTGGTGACGGAGTACCGGCACCGGTTCAGTCCAGCCACGATCCGCAACGAGCTCCTTGCGCTCGAGGGGGAGGGCTACCTCGTGAAGCCGTACCCCTCGGCGGGGCGGGTCCCCACCGCCCAAGGGTTCAAGTTCTTCGCGGAGTGGCTCCTCGACCTGGCGAAGCTGGGGGAGGGGCCATCGTCCGTCCCTGCCGAGCGGCACGAGGTGGAGCTGGGGATGCTCCCCGACCTCTTCCGCAGCGCGGCGACCCTGCTTGCGGCGATGACGCGGGAGCTGGGGTTTGTGATCCCCCCGCCGCGGGAGCACATGCGCACGAGCTCGCTCTTCGTGCGGCGGGTGCGGCCAGGGGCGGTGCTCGCGGTGACCGTGTCCGAGCTCGGCACGGTGGAGTCGCGGCTCCTCCCCCTCGACCTCGACCTCGCCCCCGAGGAGCTGGCGGAGGCGGAGGGGTTCCTCAGCCGCTGGCTCCAGGATCACACGCTGGCCGAATCGCCGCTCGGTGCGCGGCCGGTTCCGGAGGGGTGGCACAGCCGGGCTGCCGTGGCGGCACTGGCGATCCTGCGGCAACTGGCGGAGCGAGAACCGGACCACGGGCTCTACGTCGAGGGCTGGCCCCACCTCCTCGCCGAGCTCGCCGTGCGATCTCCGGAATGGGCCCTCGATCGGGGCCAGGCGTTGCTGCGCGTCCTCGAGGAAGGGACGGCGTTCGTGGACCTCGTGCGCGCGCTGGGGAACGACCGCGGGCAGGAGATCGCGGTGCACGTGGGGGATGGCTCGATCCCCGAGCTCGCCGACCTGAGCCTCGTGTCCGCCCCCTACCTGGGGGGGAGCGGGGTGGCAGGGGTGCTCGGGCCGCTGTGGATGGACTACGCACGTGCCCTCTCCGCAGCGCGGTACGTGGCCGGCCGGCTGGGGGCGCTCCTCGCCGCCGGCTCGACCAAGGAGGAAGGATGA
- the secA gene encoding preprotein translocase subunit SecA — protein MPSLRYGIDFLFGQTNEQRLRKLLPRVDEVNAWADRAGALSDAHLRAKTDEFRARLAAGETPDDLLPEAFASVREAAARTIGLRPFDVQVMGAIVLHQRRIAEMKTGEGKTLVATMPAYLNALVGRVHIVTVNDYLARRDRAWMGPVYEFLGLTVGLLQETTPPDERRAAYACDILYGTNAQFGFDYLRDHMVVSRSQMVQGPLDYAIVDEIDNILIDEARTPLIISGPTADTARQYRDFARLAKLFKPGEDFEVNEEQKRLSLTEAGWRKAEQLLKFDNIADAGATTARYHLETALRARMFFHRDQQYIVKDGRVIIVDDFTGRLMPDRRYSGGLHQAIEAKENLPIQRENQTLAQITLQHYFRLYKGLAGMTGTAKTEEDEFKEIYGLDVVQIPTNRPLIREALPDIIYRTKKGKFEAVADEVERLHQGGRPVLIGTTSIEDSEDLSRLLKKRGLPHQVLNAKYHEKEAHIIAQAGRAGAITIATNMAGRGTDIVLGGNPEARARAEADPEVEPERYRELLEKYRAEAAAEREAIVSAADDDPAYHKAALERIREWCAEVGRPFRAAEWEGAIKRGGLAVVGFQRHEARRIDDQLAGRCGRQGDPGSSQFFLSLEDDLLRIFGGERLATLMERLGVKEGEAITHDLLTRSIRRAQKRVEERNFEIRKRLLEYDEIMAKQREAVYALRERFLLPEAGETPDDEALRSHLAEMAGEFGEILVDRYAPGSAPEGWDLAGLKRDLGQVLAQPPAELPLHRREDLVATVRDLVQAQLDAQWTRLSPHYPLIVRMVLLRTMDENWRQHLLELDEVREGIGLRAYGGTDPLIEFKREAHRLFQEMIVRTEEEALRFLLNPRLAVRTEPAPVRTPVMSATTSTTARAARSSTAPVGREEHKVGRNDPCPCGSGKKYKHCCGKTT, from the coding sequence ATGCCTTCCCTTCGGTATGGGATTGACTTCCTGTTCGGACAAACGAACGAACAGCGCCTGCGCAAACTCCTCCCGCGCGTGGATGAGGTGAACGCGTGGGCGGACCGGGCCGGGGCCCTGTCCGACGCTCACCTCCGCGCGAAGACTGACGAGTTCCGCGCCCGCCTCGCCGCGGGGGAGACCCCCGATGATCTCCTCCCCGAGGCGTTCGCCTCGGTGCGCGAGGCGGCCGCCCGCACGATCGGGCTCCGCCCGTTCGACGTTCAGGTGATGGGGGCGATCGTCCTCCACCAGCGGCGGATCGCGGAGATGAAGACGGGGGAAGGGAAGACCCTCGTCGCGACCATGCCCGCCTACCTCAACGCCCTCGTGGGGCGGGTCCACATCGTGACGGTGAACGACTACCTCGCCCGCCGCGACCGGGCGTGGATGGGGCCGGTGTACGAGTTCCTGGGCCTCACGGTGGGCCTCCTCCAGGAGACGACGCCCCCCGATGAGCGGCGGGCAGCCTACGCCTGCGACATCCTCTACGGGACGAACGCCCAGTTCGGGTTCGACTACCTCCGCGACCACATGGTCGTCAGCCGCTCCCAGATGGTGCAGGGGCCCCTCGACTACGCGATCGTGGACGAGATCGACAACATCTTGATCGACGAGGCACGGACGCCGCTCATCATCTCCGGGCCCACCGCGGACACGGCCCGCCAGTACCGCGACTTCGCCCGGCTCGCCAAGCTGTTCAAGCCGGGGGAGGACTTCGAGGTGAACGAGGAGCAGAAGCGCCTCTCCCTCACCGAGGCCGGGTGGAGGAAGGCCGAGCAGCTCCTGAAGTTCGACAACATCGCCGACGCGGGGGCCACCACCGCCCGCTACCACCTCGAGACGGCGCTCCGGGCGCGGATGTTCTTCCACCGCGACCAGCAGTACATCGTGAAGGATGGGCGCGTGATCATCGTCGACGACTTCACTGGCCGGCTGATGCCGGACCGTCGCTACTCGGGCGGCCTCCACCAGGCGATCGAGGCGAAAGAGAACCTCCCCATCCAGCGCGAGAACCAGACCCTCGCCCAGATCACGCTCCAGCACTACTTCCGCCTCTACAAGGGCCTTGCCGGGATGACGGGCACGGCGAAGACGGAAGAGGACGAGTTCAAGGAGATCTACGGCCTCGACGTCGTCCAGATCCCCACCAACCGCCCCCTGATCCGGGAAGCTCTCCCCGACATCATCTACCGCACGAAGAAGGGGAAGTTCGAGGCGGTGGCGGACGAAGTGGAGCGGCTCCACCAGGGGGGGCGGCCGGTGCTGATCGGGACGACCTCGATCGAGGACTCGGAGGACCTGTCGCGGCTCCTCAAGAAGCGGGGGCTTCCCCACCAGGTGCTGAACGCCAAGTACCACGAGAAGGAGGCCCACATCATCGCCCAGGCGGGGAGAGCGGGGGCGATCACGATCGCCACGAACATGGCCGGGCGGGGGACGGACATCGTCCTCGGCGGGAACCCCGAGGCCCGGGCGCGGGCCGAGGCGGACCCGGAGGTGGAGCCGGAGCGGTACCGCGAGCTTCTGGAGAAGTACCGAGCGGAGGCCGCGGCGGAGCGGGAGGCGATCGTGTCCGCGGCGGACGACGACCCCGCCTACCACAAGGCGGCGCTGGAACGGATCCGGGAATGGTGCGCCGAGGTGGGCCGCCCGTTCCGGGCCGCGGAGTGGGAGGGCGCGATCAAGCGGGGAGGCCTCGCCGTGGTCGGGTTCCAGCGTCACGAGGCGAGGCGGATCGACGACCAGCTCGCCGGTCGCTGCGGCCGCCAGGGGGATCCCGGCTCGAGCCAGTTCTTCCTCTCGTTGGAGGACGACCTGCTGCGCATCTTCGGCGGGGAGCGCCTCGCTACCCTCATGGAGCGCCTCGGGGTGAAGGAGGGGGAGGCGATCACCCACGACCTCCTCACCCGCTCGATCCGCAGAGCTCAGAAACGGGTCGAGGAGCGGAACTTTGAGATCAGGAAGCGGCTCCTGGAGTACGACGAGATCATGGCCAAGCAGCGCGAGGCGGTGTACGCGCTCCGGGAGAGGTTCCTCCTCCCCGAGGCCGGGGAGACCCCGGACGACGAGGCGTTGCGCTCCCACCTCGCGGAGATGGCCGGCGAGTTCGGGGAGATCCTCGTGGACCGCTACGCGCCGGGTTCGGCCCCCGAGGGATGGGACCTCGCCGGGCTGAAGCGGGACCTCGGTCAGGTGCTCGCCCAGCCCCCGGCGGAGCTCCCCCTCCACCGCCGCGAGGACCTCGTGGCGACGGTGCGCGACCTCGTCCAGGCCCAGCTCGATGCCCAGTGGACGAGGCTCTCCCCCCATTACCCCCTCATCGTGCGGATGGTCCTCCTCCGGACGATGGACGAGAACTGGCGCCAGCACCTCCTGGAGCTCGACGAGGTGCGAGAGGGGATCGGGCTCCGCGCCTACGGGGGCACGGACCCCCTCATCGAGTTCAAGCGCGAGGCCCATCGGCTCTTCCAGGAGATGATCGTGCGCACGGAGGAGGAGGCGCTGCGGTTCCTCCTCAACCCCCGCCTCGCCGTCCGCACCGAGCCCGCTCCGGTGCGGACGCCGGTGATGAGCGCCACCACCTCCACCACTGCCCGAGCGGCGCGCAGTTCGACCGCCCCGGTCGGGCGCGAGGAGCACAAGGTTGGCCGCAACGACCCCTGCCCCTGCGGGTCGGGGAAGAAGTACAAGCACTGCTGCGGGAAGACCACCTAG
- a CDS encoding S-layer homology domain-containing protein, which translates to MRRVVCWLVGMVALSLWAMTPGLADAGIGGMFVDVPTTHPAYSAVQDLVQRGIIVIGAGGEFSGNAPLLRYDAAQWLSRAIKNLEGTRSGVDLTPQITTLTTRVSSLETALNREVQALQVQIAQVAQGAGAEAAQKAQTAFVLGVTGVVLALAAVALALWF; encoded by the coding sequence ATGCGACGTGTGGTGTGTTGGCTAGTCGGAATGGTGGCCCTCTCGCTGTGGGCGATGACCCCTGGCCTCGCTGACGCAGGCATCGGCGGGATGTTCGTGGATGTGCCCACGACCCATCCCGCCTACTCTGCGGTGCAGGACCTCGTTCAACGGGGGATCATCGTCATCGGGGCGGGCGGCGAGTTCTCCGGGAATGCGCCCCTCCTCCGCTACGACGCGGCACAGTGGCTGTCGCGGGCGATCAAGAACCTCGAGGGCACGCGGTCTGGGGTGGACCTGACCCCGCAGATTACGACCCTCACGACGCGCGTCTCCTCGCTGGAGACGGCGCTGAACCGCGAGGTCCAGGCGCTGCAGGTCCAGATCGCGCAGGTCGCCCAGGGAGCGGGGGCCGAGGCAGCGCAGAAGGCGCAGACGGCGTTCGTGCTCGGGGTGACGGGGGTCGTCCTCGCGCTGGCGGCGGTGGCTCTCGCCCTCTGGTTCTAG